In one window of Thalassotalea agarivorans DNA:
- a CDS encoding AraC family transcriptional regulator gives MFHGKNLLDDSAVKQIITAFDLLQDVLFWVKDIDSRFIYCNSQFMHHLGCKDMDHLIGKNDYDFSPPHLAKQYVEDDQRVLSGKLVTNRLELNSISPGKLGWFSTSKRILKNGNDDIIGTYGLTRHLQKTSKALSNVKAVDAPVKYIQKNYHKAITVEQLAKDAHLSVSALERRFRKYLAKTPNQFINEVRLDHARRLLIESQLPIADIAFQCGFSEPSYFSKQFFKMFGEQPLQYRKSRM, from the coding sequence ATGTTTCATGGTAAAAACCTCTTAGATGACTCAGCTGTAAAGCAGATTATTACAGCGTTTGACCTGTTGCAGGACGTGCTCTTTTGGGTTAAAGATATAGATAGTCGTTTTATCTATTGCAACAGTCAATTTATGCATCATTTAGGTTGCAAAGATATGGACCATTTAATTGGCAAAAACGATTATGATTTTTCGCCGCCTCATTTGGCAAAGCAATATGTAGAGGATGACCAAAGGGTATTGTCTGGAAAACTCGTGACCAATCGGTTGGAATTAAACTCAATATCACCAGGCAAACTTGGGTGGTTTTCAACGTCAAAACGTATATTAAAAAACGGCAATGATGACATCATTGGCACCTATGGATTGACGCGCCATCTACAAAAAACGTCGAAAGCTTTGTCAAATGTCAAAGCTGTAGATGCACCGGTTAAATATATTCAAAAGAACTATCACAAAGCGATTACGGTAGAACAGTTGGCAAAAGATGCGCACTTGTCGGTCAGCGCCCTTGAACGCCGTTTTAGAAAGTATTTAGCGAAAACGCCTAATCAATTTATTAACGAGGTGCGATTAGACCACGCTAGACGTCTGTTAATTGAGTCGCAACTACCGATTGCAGATATAGCATTTCAGTGCGGCTTTTCAGAGCCGAGTTACTTTAGTAAACAGTTTTTCAAAATGTTTGGTGAGCAACCGCTGCAGTACCGAAAATCGCGTATGTAG
- a CDS encoding Gfo/Idh/MocA family protein yields the protein MTRKIRMGMVGGGEGAFIGAVHRMAANLDGQIELVCGAFSSNAERSIASGKSLFLDPSRCYASYQEMFEQEAKLPPQQRMDFVAIVTPNHLHFPVAKMAMEYGFHVMSDKPATLNLDEAKHLNAIINETGRLYGLTHTYNGYPLVKEAKQLIADGKLGKVTKVVVEYSQGWLASADDEGSKQASWRLDEKQAGISCCMGDIGVHAANLAEYVSGLTISELCADLTSVVAGRTLDDDGTVILRFNNGVKGLLFSSQISVGEENNLRLRIYGEKGAIDWSQQEPNTLWLRSNNNPTQMIRTGVGQMSDAALNAIRTPAGHPEGYIEAFANLYLNFAKQIQAHNAGNPATNSQFDVPGINEALRGMAFIENAVAASNADTKWHKFTV from the coding sequence ATGACTAGAAAAATTAGAATGGGTATGGTCGGAGGCGGTGAAGGCGCATTTATAGGCGCTGTACACCGAATGGCGGCAAACTTGGATGGACAGATAGAGCTAGTTTGCGGTGCCTTTAGCAGTAATGCCGAACGCTCTATAGCATCTGGCAAAAGTTTGTTTCTTGACCCTTCTCGCTGCTATGCAAGCTATCAAGAGATGTTTGAACAAGAAGCAAAACTTCCGCCACAACAGCGCATGGACTTTGTTGCTATTGTTACACCCAATCATCTTCACTTTCCTGTCGCTAAAATGGCGATGGAATATGGTTTTCATGTCATGTCAGACAAACCCGCCACCTTAAACCTTGATGAAGCAAAGCACCTTAACGCCATTATCAACGAAACAGGCAGACTTTATGGCTTAACTCATACCTACAATGGTTACCCTCTCGTCAAAGAAGCAAAGCAGCTTATTGCTGATGGCAAACTTGGTAAGGTGACAAAAGTTGTTGTTGAATACAGTCAAGGCTGGCTCGCCTCCGCTGATGACGAAGGAAGCAAACAGGCAAGCTGGCGTTTAGATGAAAAACAGGCTGGTATTAGTTGCTGTATGGGCGATATAGGTGTTCATGCCGCAAATCTTGCTGAGTATGTCAGTGGCCTCACCATCAGCGAGCTATGTGCCGATTTAACCTCGGTTGTTGCAGGAAGGACACTAGATGACGATGGTACGGTTATCCTTAGATTTAATAATGGTGTTAAAGGTCTGCTTTTTTCCAGTCAAATATCAGTTGGTGAAGAAAACAATCTACGCTTGCGCATTTATGGCGAAAAAGGGGCGATTGATTGGTCGCAACAAGAACCTAACACGCTGTGGCTTAGATCAAACAACAACCCTACTCAAATGATTCGAACAGGTGTTGGCCAAATGAGCGACGCTGCACTCAATGCGATCAGAACTCCCGCAGGTCACCCTGAAGGTTACATAGAGGCATTTGCCAACTTATACCTAAATTTTGCGAAGCAAATTCAGGCACACAATGCCGGCAATCCAGCAACTAATTCACAATTTGACGTACCAGGAATAAACGAAGCGCTGCGAGGTATGGCTTTTATAGAAAACGCTGTAGCAGCGAGTAATGCTGATACTAAATGGCATAAATTTACCGTCTAA
- a CDS encoding sugar phosphate isomerase/epimerase family protein: MKEIKGPAIFLAQFAGDESPFNNFKDICRWASGLGFKGIQVPSWDGRFMDLEKAASSKDYCDELAGTAAEFGLTITELSTHLQGQLVAVHPAYDQMFDGFAAEHVRNNPQARTEWAVEQMKFAAKASQNLGLNAHASFSGALLWQTVYPWPQRPAGLVESGFKELANRWLPILDAFDEAGVDVCYELHPGEDLHDGVTFERFLEATGNHPRANILYDPSHFVLQQLDYLAFIDIYHERIKAFHVKDAEFTPNGRSGVYGGYQDWINRPGRFRSLGDGQTDFKAIFSKLTQYGFDGWAVLEWECCIKHPLDGAAEGAKFIQDHLIRPTEKAFDDFAGVGADEDFNKKLLGIK; the protein is encoded by the coding sequence ATGAAAGAGATTAAAGGTCCTGCAATATTTTTAGCACAATTTGCTGGTGACGAATCGCCTTTTAACAACTTCAAGGACATTTGTCGCTGGGCTTCAGGGCTAGGCTTTAAAGGCATTCAAGTCCCTAGTTGGGACGGTCGATTCATGGATTTGGAAAAAGCTGCAAGTAGCAAAGACTATTGCGATGAGCTTGCAGGCACTGCGGCTGAATTTGGATTAACCATCACTGAATTGTCGACGCATTTACAAGGCCAACTAGTGGCTGTTCATCCTGCCTACGATCAAATGTTTGACGGATTTGCTGCTGAGCACGTGCGAAACAATCCACAAGCTCGCACAGAATGGGCTGTTGAACAAATGAAGTTTGCAGCCAAAGCAAGTCAAAACCTCGGCTTGAATGCACACGCTAGCTTTTCCGGTGCGCTGCTCTGGCAAACTGTTTATCCATGGCCACAACGTCCCGCTGGCTTAGTTGAAAGCGGATTCAAAGAGCTCGCTAATCGTTGGCTTCCTATCCTCGATGCCTTTGACGAAGCGGGCGTTGATGTATGTTATGAACTCCACCCTGGAGAAGATTTACACGACGGTGTTACCTTTGAACGTTTCTTGGAAGCAACAGGCAATCATCCTCGCGCTAATATTTTGTACGATCCAAGTCACTTCGTGTTGCAACAGCTCGATTATCTAGCCTTTATTGACATCTATCATGAACGCATCAAAGCCTTTCATGTAAAAGACGCAGAATTTACACCAAATGGCCGCAGCGGTGTTTACGGTGGATACCAAGATTGGATAAACCGTCCTGGCAGATTCAGATCATTGGGTGATGGCCAAACAGATTTTAAAGCAATTTTTAGTAAACTGACTCAATATGGATTTGATGGTTGGGCCGTGCTTGAATGGGAATGCTGTATTAAACACCCACTGGATGGTGCTGCCGAGGGCGCTAAATTTATTCAAGACCATCTAATTAGGCCCACTGAAAAAGCCTTTGATGATTTTGCAGGTGTAGGTGCTGACGAAGATTTTAATAAAAAACTATTGGGCATCAAATAA
- a CDS encoding MFS transporter: protein MNKSRLFQLCCFALTVTSMTFAIRAGILGQLGIDFGLSDTELGWVNAMAFLGFPIATMVGGAIYNAIGAKRLIALAFACHLIGLVMTITAGGFWGLLISTFLIGFANGAVEAGCNPLIAQIYSDNKTTMLNRFHVWFPGGIVIGALASQGMTSMGLNWQWQVSIILIPTFIYGAMLLKSEFPEFDKQLNSTLNNLKHLISPLYLFLVVIMTFTATAELGTQQWIERILGATGVSPMIVLAMVTGLMALGRYFAGPIIHRFNPTGVLLGSAVFTSLGIYLMSQSTGSMVYVAAIIFALGVTYFWPTMLGCVAEYTPKTGALGLSLIGGAGMFAVSMWNPVIGSWIDGAKAEAAAQNLAATEADIIAGQTVLGNLLMFPLIAVVAFIILYVYIKKQTQQSQQVA, encoded by the coding sequence ATGAACAAATCAAGATTATTCCAGCTGTGCTGTTTTGCACTGACGGTTACGTCGATGACATTTGCAATTCGAGCCGGCATTTTAGGTCAACTAGGCATTGATTTTGGACTAAGCGATACAGAGCTAGGCTGGGTCAATGCAATGGCCTTTTTAGGTTTTCCGATTGCAACCATGGTAGGTGGCGCAATCTATAATGCGATAGGCGCTAAACGCTTAATAGCTTTAGCATTTGCTTGCCACCTTATAGGGCTTGTAATGACCATTACAGCTGGAGGCTTTTGGGGGCTGCTAATCTCTACTTTCCTTATTGGCTTTGCAAATGGTGCCGTAGAAGCCGGTTGTAACCCGCTGATTGCGCAAATTTATAGCGATAACAAAACAACCATGTTGAATAGATTCCACGTCTGGTTTCCAGGTGGTATTGTTATTGGCGCACTCGCGTCTCAAGGCATGACAAGCATGGGATTGAATTGGCAGTGGCAAGTCAGCATTATTTTAATTCCTACCTTCATTTATGGCGCTATGTTGCTTAAAAGTGAATTCCCTGAATTTGATAAGCAATTAAATTCGACATTAAACAACTTAAAACATCTTATCTCGCCTTTATACCTATTCTTAGTAGTTATTATGACGTTTACCGCGACAGCAGAATTAGGTACTCAGCAGTGGATTGAGCGTATTTTAGGTGCTACCGGTGTATCGCCAATGATTGTGTTAGCCATGGTCACAGGTCTAATGGCCTTGGGCCGCTACTTCGCAGGCCCAATCATACATCGCTTTAATCCGACAGGCGTATTATTGGGTAGTGCAGTATTCACCTCTCTAGGTATCTACCTAATGAGCCAATCAACAGGTAGCATGGTTTATGTTGCGGCGATTATTTTTGCGCTAGGTGTCACTTACTTTTGGCCAACTATGTTGGGTTGCGTTGCGGAATACACACCTAAAACCGGCGCTTTAGGTTTATCACTTATAGGTGGCGCAGGCATGTTTGCTGTCAGTATGTGGAACCCCGTGATTGGTAGCTGGATTGATGGCGCAAAAGCCGAAGCAGCAGCACAAAATTTAGCAGCAACTGAAGCCGATATTATTGCAGGACAAACTGTTTTAGGGAATCTCTTGATGTTCCCTCTCATTGCTGTGGTGGCATTCATTATTTTGTATGTTTACATTAAAAAACAAACGCAACAAAGCCAGCAAGTAGCGTAA
- a CDS encoding 3-keto-disaccharide hydrolase, with translation MKQCLFIALTIALLCITQAQAGDNQLSKQEIADGWVLLFDGKDLSQWRNFKQSDISPLWQVQDGAIHLTKKGGGDILTKQQFQNFSLKLDWKIIEAGNSGIFILADENGKRIYSHAPEIQILDNERHSDNLVDSHLSGSLYDLVASPAVSHKPAGQWNQVEISLKDNHLLVKQNDIVTVSIVIGSSTWNTLVAGSKFATWQGFGVNKAGHIGLQDHDDKVWFKNIKIKEH, from the coding sequence ATGAAACAATGCTTATTTATAGCGCTGACAATTGCGTTGCTATGCATTACGCAAGCACAAGCAGGCGACAATCAACTGTCTAAACAGGAAATAGCTGATGGCTGGGTATTATTGTTTGATGGTAAAGACTTATCGCAATGGCGCAATTTCAAACAAAGCGACATTAGTCCTTTGTGGCAGGTACAAGACGGCGCTATCCACCTGACTAAAAAAGGTGGAGGCGACATCTTAACCAAGCAACAATTTCAAAATTTCTCCTTGAAGTTGGACTGGAAAATTATCGAAGCGGGCAACAGCGGCATTTTTATACTGGCCGATGAAAACGGCAAACGTATTTATTCACACGCGCCTGAAATACAAATTCTTGACAACGAGCGTCATAGCGACAACCTAGTAGATTCTCATTTATCCGGTTCACTCTATGATTTAGTGGCCTCTCCGGCGGTATCACACAAGCCAGCGGGGCAATGGAATCAAGTTGAGATATCACTAAAAGATAACCACTTACTGGTGAAACAAAATGATATCGTGACAGTGAGTATTGTTATTGGCAGTTCTACCTGGAATACGTTGGTAGCAGGCAGTAAGTTCGCTACTTGGCAAGGCTTTGGCGTTAACAAAGCGGGTCATATTGGTTTGCAAGACCACGATGACAAAGTGTGGTTCAAAAACATCAAAATAAAGGAGCACTAA
- a CDS encoding GMC family oxidoreductase translates to MAEFKHQVLVVGSGAGGAMAAYILAKQGHKVLMLEAGRDYDPKTETPMFKRKNQAPLMGTGTPDKDFGFYDSTVDGGWQVPGEPYTSAEGSDFMWWRARMLGGRTNHWGRYSLRFSRHDFKGKSRDGLGADWPFDYDEIAPWYDKTEALVGVCGKNTGLDDMPDSSAGILQKPPKARVPELLIAAAAKKHGIDVAHMHRAVLTKPLDDRAACFYATPCGHGCSIGAAFQTTTSLIPMAKATGNLKVITNAMVKSVDTDDAGKVIGVTYIDKENKSAVSINAQVVILAASACESARVLLNSKSKKHPNGLANSSGQVGRNIMDSTGAYLGAMVPALKGRPRYNEDGHTANHLFIPWWGHKAQEKGELDFPRGYHFELGTGFGEPGAGVPGNPQGYGKAFKQEAKDSYGAWVGFSLRGEMVPNENCFMEIDEQVKDDYGIPVAKFHWKWSKHEINQVAHGLKTAKKLLETMGAEVGELPPAEKAILKGGQIIHEIGTTRMGSDPEQSVTNQWGQTWDCNNLFVMDGGVFASNPHKNCTLTIMTLAMRNANWLSMQLKTGDI, encoded by the coding sequence ATGGCTGAATTTAAGCATCAAGTATTAGTGGTTGGTTCAGGCGCAGGCGGTGCCATGGCAGCTTACATACTTGCCAAGCAAGGCCATAAAGTGCTGATGTTAGAAGCGGGACGAGATTATGATCCCAAAACTGAAACACCAATGTTCAAACGAAAAAATCAAGCGCCCTTAATGGGGACTGGCACACCAGATAAAGACTTTGGTTTTTATGACTCCACAGTCGATGGCGGCTGGCAGGTACCCGGAGAGCCATATACTAGCGCAGAGGGTTCAGACTTTATGTGGTGGCGAGCACGCATGTTAGGCGGTCGAACCAATCATTGGGGGCGTTACTCTCTGCGATTTAGTCGTCACGATTTCAAAGGAAAATCACGCGATGGCCTAGGTGCAGACTGGCCCTTTGACTATGACGAAATTGCGCCTTGGTATGACAAAACTGAAGCCTTGGTTGGTGTTTGTGGTAAAAATACCGGCTTAGATGACATGCCAGATTCATCAGCAGGTATCCTGCAAAAGCCACCTAAGGCGCGCGTACCTGAATTGCTCATCGCCGCTGCAGCAAAAAAGCATGGTATTGACGTTGCGCACATGCACAGAGCCGTATTAACTAAACCTTTAGATGATCGCGCTGCCTGTTTCTATGCGACGCCTTGTGGCCATGGCTGCTCTATTGGCGCAGCTTTTCAAACAACCACATCGCTTATTCCCATGGCAAAAGCCACCGGCAACTTGAAAGTCATCACCAATGCTATGGTGAAGTCGGTCGATACCGATGACGCCGGCAAGGTCATTGGTGTTACTTATATAGACAAAGAAAACAAAAGTGCAGTGTCCATAAACGCACAAGTGGTAATTCTTGCTGCAAGTGCATGTGAATCTGCGCGCGTTTTACTTAATTCAAAATCTAAAAAGCACCCAAATGGCTTGGCAAATTCGAGTGGTCAGGTAGGTCGCAATATTATGGACTCAACTGGCGCATACCTTGGCGCTATGGTGCCGGCTCTAAAGGGCCGCCCAAGGTACAATGAAGACGGACATACCGCAAATCACCTATTTATTCCTTGGTGGGGTCACAAAGCACAAGAAAAAGGCGAATTGGACTTCCCACGTGGCTATCATTTTGAATTGGGTACTGGCTTTGGTGAACCTGGTGCTGGCGTGCCCGGTAATCCACAAGGTTATGGAAAAGCCTTCAAGCAGGAAGCAAAAGATAGTTATGGCGCTTGGGTAGGTTTTTCATTAAGAGGGGAAATGGTCCCCAATGAAAACTGTTTTATGGAAATAGATGAGCAGGTTAAAGATGACTACGGCATTCCTGTTGCAAAGTTTCATTGGAAATGGAGCAAACATGAAATCAATCAGGTTGCCCACGGACTAAAAACTGCGAAGAAATTACTTGAAACCATGGGGGCAGAGGTGGGTGAATTGCCGCCAGCAGAGAAAGCTATTCTCAAAGGTGGGCAGATTATTCATGAAATAGGTACTACCCGCATGGGCAGTGACCCTGAGCAGTCAGTAACCAATCAATGGGGACAAACATGGGACTGTAACAATCTATTTGTCATGGACGGAGGCGTGTTTGCTTCTAATCCACATAAAAACTGCACACTAACCATTATGACGCTCGCTATGCGCAATGCTAATTGGCTGTCGATGCAATTGAAAACGGGGGATATTTAA
- a CDS encoding gluconate 2-dehydrogenase subunit 3 family protein: MSKPYIASMTRRQTLKWMGKLAASAAAFPLISGCGDLTDKPSLSGEHWPSLNLTPITGAGYGKDPNLIIVPSSPWPLTLSNDQLQLVASLCDMLIPAEGNIPSATSLGVPDVVNEWVSAPYPNQQNDRDVLLHAFAWIDDEARLRFDKTFVKLNSQQQAQILDDIAYQNAQTKPQFQRIAKAFNRFSRLALAAFFCTDEGSKDLGYMGNVAISGEYPGPSNEAKAHLDSMLHDLGLTEYAFDEGLD; encoded by the coding sequence ATGAGTAAACCTTATATTGCTAGTATGACGCGTCGACAAACACTGAAATGGATGGGTAAACTTGCCGCAAGCGCTGCAGCTTTTCCGTTAATTTCAGGCTGCGGCGACCTTACTGACAAACCAAGCCTTAGCGGTGAGCATTGGCCTTCGTTAAACCTCACGCCAATTACTGGTGCGGGCTATGGCAAAGATCCTAATTTGATCATTGTGCCATCGTCACCATGGCCACTTACGTTATCTAACGATCAATTACAGTTAGTTGCATCCCTTTGCGATATGCTGATCCCGGCAGAGGGAAATATTCCTTCCGCGACTTCGCTTGGCGTGCCAGATGTTGTCAATGAATGGGTAAGTGCACCCTATCCTAACCAACAAAACGATAGAGATGTATTGTTGCACGCTTTTGCATGGATTGATGATGAAGCAAGGCTTAGATTTGATAAAACGTTTGTTAAGTTAAATAGTCAACAACAGGCTCAAATTTTAGACGATATTGCTTACCAAAATGCTCAAACGAAGCCTCAATTTCAGCGTATCGCCAAAGCTTTTAATCGCTTTTCTCGTTTGGCATTGGCCGCGTTTTTCTGCACAGACGAAGGCAGCAAAGATCTTGGCTATATGGGTAATGTCGCTATTTCAGGCGAGTACCCTGGCCCGTCTAACGAAGCGAAAGCACACCTTGACAGCATGTTGCATGATCTTGGGTTAACTGAATACGCCTTTGATGAAGGTTTAGACTAG
- a CDS encoding sugar phosphate isomerase/epimerase family protein — MKKIINMSIVVALISLVSACMSSSKTTIPPLSVQLWSVKDSLKQDFKGTLSQLADMGFDGVEFAGEFGEFKEDPKGLKTYLSSLGLVASGAHVGVDQLNSENIDATLTFYKNLGVSLLIVPWDERAWHPEGVKALVAELNSAAKYAKSSGVAIGFHNHDKEFNEYENETYWDYIAQNTAPDVFLQLDVGWVNYAGKDAIAYVKRYPNRTLTTHYKIVTKEGLNQSPILGQDDYDWAALINTMVKFGNTKWIVVEQEEYPNGLSELQSVAASKAGLDAIIADMK; from the coding sequence ATGAAAAAAATAATCAATATGAGCATTGTGGTAGCACTAATTTCACTGGTAAGTGCCTGTATGAGCAGCAGCAAAACAACTATTCCACCACTGAGTGTTCAGTTATGGTCGGTAAAGGATAGTCTAAAACAAGACTTCAAGGGTACTTTGTCACAATTAGCCGACATGGGATTTGATGGCGTAGAATTTGCCGGTGAATTTGGCGAATTTAAAGAAGATCCTAAGGGGCTTAAAACTTATTTGTCCTCTTTGGGTCTAGTGGCTAGCGGCGCGCATGTTGGTGTAGATCAACTAAACAGCGAAAACATAGATGCTACATTGACGTTTTACAAAAATCTTGGCGTTTCATTGTTGATCGTGCCGTGGGATGAAAGAGCATGGCACCCTGAGGGCGTTAAAGCCTTAGTGGCAGAATTAAACAGCGCAGCAAAATACGCTAAATCATCTGGCGTTGCCATAGGTTTCCACAATCATGACAAAGAATTTAACGAGTATGAAAACGAAACTTATTGGGATTACATTGCTCAAAATACTGCGCCTGATGTATTTCTTCAGCTCGATGTTGGCTGGGTCAATTATGCAGGTAAAGACGCTATTGCTTATGTTAAACGATACCCTAATAGAACCCTTACAACCCACTATAAAATTGTGACAAAAGAAGGCTTAAACCAATCGCCCATTTTGGGACAGGACGACTATGATTGGGCCGCATTAATTAACACAATGGTTAAATTTGGCAATACAAAATGGATTGTGGTTGAACAAGAAGAGTATCCAAATGGCCTGAGTGAATTGCAATCTGTTGCAGCCTCAAAAGCAGGTTTGGACGCCATTATTGCGGACATGAAGTAA
- a CDS encoding ThuA domain-containing protein, with amino-acid sequence MKVLIALLLLVYLPFGHAEPGKHILVFSKTEGWRHKSIEPAIKQITAYAEKYNIAVTSSEDAQLFNSEQLAKYDAVVFLLTTGNVLNASQQKSFEQYIKNGNGFVGVHSATDTGYDWPWYGKLVGAYFNGHPNDPNVRDALLYPMNQDHAATEMLPTTWPKKDEWYDFKSLNADVQVLINIDEQSYKKPKENPVKEQRPISWYHEYDGGRAFYTGLGHTTESYSEPLFMQHLFGGIQYAIGGNND; translated from the coding sequence ATGAAAGTCTTGATTGCGCTACTCTTACTGGTATACCTACCGTTTGGTCACGCCGAGCCGGGCAAACACATTCTCGTGTTTTCAAAAACAGAAGGTTGGCGCCACAAGTCGATAGAACCGGCGATTAAACAAATAACGGCTTATGCCGAGAAATACAACATTGCAGTAACGAGTAGCGAAGACGCTCAACTGTTTAATAGCGAACAATTAGCAAAATATGACGCCGTAGTATTTTTATTAACAACAGGCAACGTATTAAATGCGTCGCAACAAAAATCCTTTGAGCAGTATATTAAAAATGGCAACGGATTTGTGGGCGTACATTCAGCCACAGATACTGGTTACGATTGGCCTTGGTACGGAAAGTTAGTGGGCGCCTACTTTAATGGGCACCCCAATGACCCGAACGTAAGAGATGCCTTGTTGTATCCTATGAATCAAGACCACGCCGCTACTGAGATGTTACCAACAACATGGCCAAAAAAAGACGAATGGTATGACTTTAAGTCACTTAACGCGGACGTCCAAGTATTAATCAACATAGACGAGCAAAGCTATAAAAAACCCAAAGAAAACCCTGTGAAAGAGCAAAGACCGATCAGCTGGTATCACGAATATGACGGCGGCCGGGCATTTTATACGGGCTTGGGCCACACCACTGAAAGTTATAGCGAACCTTTGTTTATGCAACATCTATTCGGTGGCATTCAGTACGCCATAGGAGGAAACAATGACTGA
- a CDS encoding gluconate 2-dehydrogenase subunit 3 family protein produces the protein MTDTFISRRRFLAGTSMLLGAALTPIASKAFAAIANNNDNQFKMLMSPVQLNVAKQMADTIIPTTNTPGAAAAMVHDFINMMVSSYLTETERAMMLAGFDNHQAILSMTEQQRIDYVSNLDKNRHSDEFFKSFKELTVIGYYTSKIGASVELNYDPVPGPYKELPFKDVGKVWST, from the coding sequence ATGACTGATACATTTATCAGCCGTAGACGATTTTTAGCGGGTACATCAATGCTATTGGGCGCAGCGTTAACGCCAATAGCTAGTAAAGCGTTTGCCGCTATAGCAAATAACAACGACAACCAATTCAAGATGTTGATGTCCCCTGTGCAACTTAACGTTGCCAAACAAATGGCCGATACCATTATACCGACTACCAATACCCCTGGCGCAGCGGCGGCTATGGTCCATGATTTTATCAATATGATGGTCAGTAGTTACTTAACAGAAACTGAAAGAGCCATGATGCTAGCAGGCTTTGATAATCATCAAGCAATACTGAGCATGACAGAGCAGCAACGTATTGACTATGTATCAAACCTTGATAAAAACCGCCACAGCGATGAGTTCTTCAAATCATTCAAAGAACTCACTGTGATTGGTTATTACACCTCAAAAATTGGTGCAAGTGTTGAACTCAACTACGATCCAGTACCTGGTCCGTATAAAGAATTACCGTTTAAAGATGTTGGCAAAGTGTGGTCTACCTAA